In Zea mays cultivar B73 chromosome 7, Zm-B73-REFERENCE-NAM-5.0, whole genome shotgun sequence, the following proteins share a genomic window:
- the LOC100278113 gene encoding uncharacterized protein isoform X1, protein MPRAATEAVVHGEGGTIKVGTTGTIGSLMTRELDAVKVAPPPPAAAGNPRLRRHQGCPVSVPCGAATPRKTVLRKSSSDISGGSRADRVSAEDACCKPRRVSRRNTFDSPMLRSDGALVDVRTPSGGRAKKKGGVYGVELVDVKCGNPMTSRLRKLGFCKLSETFA, encoded by the coding sequence ATGCCTCGCGCAGCCACCGAGGCCGTCGTCCACGGCGAGGGAGGCACGATCAAAGTAGGCACAACGGGCACCATCGGCTCCCTCATGACAAGAGAACTGGACGCCGTCAAGGTCGCGCCGCCGCCACCGGCAGCCGCGGGCAACCCGCGCCTGAGGCGCCACCAAGGCTGTCCTGTCTCGGTGCCGTGCGGAGCCGCTACTCCTCGGAAGACCGTGCTGAGGAAAAGCTCCTCGGACATCTCCGGCGGCAGCAGGGCCGACCGCGTGAGCGCCGAAGATGCCTGCTGCAAGCCCAGGAGGGTCTCCCGGAGGAACACGTTCGACTCGCCGATGCTGCGCTCGGACGGCGCGCTCGTGGACGTCCGGACCCCGAGTGGAGGCAGGGCGAAGAAGAAGGGGGGCGTGTACGGCGTCGAGTTGGTGGACGTCAAGTGCGGTAACCCCATGACCAGCAGGCTCAGGAAGCTCGGCTTCTGCAAGCTGTCGGAGACGTTTGCGTAG